In [Mycobacterium] stephanolepidis, the genomic window TCCGCCGCCGATACCTACGGTCGCTGTCCTCCTAGGCGTCGGACGACGCAAGGTCCACCAACGCGCGTGCGGGTCCTGTCGGCGCAGATCCCGGTCGCCACACCGCCCGGAACTGGCGTGTGAAGTCGGTGCCGTCGGCGAGGGTCACCTCGACCAGCGTCCCCGCCGACAGTTCGGGTGCCGCGATGAGACGGCTGATCACCGCGGGTGCCAATCCCGTTGCCGCGGCTGCTTTGATCGCGGCCGCCGAGCCCAACTCCGCCGCCGGTGCCGCCGGCTGGCACACCTGGCTGAGCACCTCCCAGACGGTGTCGCGGGTTCCCGAACCCGGCTCGCGCATGAGCAGCGGGGTGGTGGCGAGTTCACGCAGCGTCACCGGCTTCCGACGCCGCGCCCACTTGTGTCCCTGCCCCACCACGATGACCAGCTCGTCAGCGCCCAGCACTTCCCCGGCCAGGCCTGCCGGTGCGTGCGGACCCTCGATGAATCCCAGGGTCGCACTTCCGGCCCGCACCAGTTCGCACACCTGCTGGGTGTTGCCGACCTCAAGGGACACCGGGACGTCGGCATGCCGTGCACGAAGTGCCGTGAGCCACAGCGGTATCCGGTGATCGGCGATGGTTCGCGAGGCAGCGACCACCAGACGTGGCGTGTGACCGGAATGCAGAGCCGCCACACCCGCAACGAACTCTCGCGCCGCCGCCAGGACGGGGGCGGCGTGGCCGACCACCGCAAGTCCGGCTTCGGTCAGCCGTGATCCGGTGGGGCCTCGTTCCAGCAGCACCAGCCGCAGACGGCGCTCCAGTGCCCGCATTCGCATGCTGGCCGCGGGCTGGGAGATGCCGTGCATGCGCGCCGCCGCCCCGAGGCTGCCCGTCTCGGCAACGGACACCAATAGGTCCAGCACGTCGAGGTCGGGCGTGCCCGGAGGAAGAGGCATAAGTACAGTTTATGAGGTTCCGCCAAAATGCCTGGTAATTGCCCCTGATTACGATGAGAAGGCTATGGACGACAACGACATCCGCCACCTGCGGCGCTGCGTCGAGCTGGCCGCCGAGGCCCTCGACGCGGGCGACGAGCCCTTTGGGTCACTACTCACCGGACCCGATGGCGTCGTGCTGACCGAAGATCGCAACCGCGTCGGTGGAGGCGATTCCACGCGTCATCCCGAGTTCGAGCTCGCACGGTGGTCCGTCGAGCATCTTTCAGCGGACGAGCGCGCGGCATCAACGGTCTACACCTCTGGTGAGCATTGTCCGATGTGTTCGGCGGCCCATGCCTGGGTCGGTCTAGGACGGATCGTGTACGCCAGCTCCTCGGCCCAGCTGACACAGTGGCTCATCGCTCTTGGTGCGCCACCGAGTCCGGTTGCGGCGCTGTCGATCAATGCAGTGGCCCCCGGTATCG contains:
- a CDS encoding LysR family transcriptional regulator, whose amino-acid sequence is MPLPPGTPDLDVLDLLVSVAETGSLGAAARMHGISQPAASMRMRALERRLRLVLLERGPTGSRLTEAGLAVVGHAAPVLAAAREFVAGVAALHSGHTPRLVVAASRTIADHRIPLWLTALRARHADVPVSLEVGNTQQVCELVRAGSATLGFIEGPHAPAGLAGEVLGADELVIVVGQGHKWARRRKPVTLRELATTPLLMREPGSGTRDTVWEVLSQVCQPAAPAAELGSAAAIKAAAATGLAPAVISRLIAAPELSAGTLVEVTLADGTDFTRQFRAVWRPGSAPTGPARALVDLASSDA
- a CDS encoding nucleoside deaminase: MDDNDIRHLRRCVELAAEALDAGDEPFGSLLTGPDGVVLTEDRNRVGGGDSTRHPEFELARWSVEHLSADERAASTVYTSGEHCPMCSAAHAWVGLGRIVYASSSAQLTQWLIALGAPPSPVAALSINAVAPGIETDGPAPDLADEVHALHIRFRTGG